A single Arachnia propionica DNA region contains:
- the tpiA gene encoding triose-phosphate isomerase, producing the protein MARKPIMAGNWKMNLNHVEATGLVQKLAWTLADKEYDGSSVDCVVIPPFTDLRTVQTLIEGDRFPIQLGAQNVSEHDSGAYTGEVSAGMLSKLGVRYVVVGHSERREYHGETDALINAKALKVLAADMIPIICCGEGLDIRKEGRHVEYTLEQVRGCLKGIPAEQVASLVIAYEPVWAIGTGEVATPEDAQEVCGAIREEIAKLHDRATADAVRIQYGGSVKASNVAEIMAQPDVDGALVGGASLKAEEFAAIVLFS; encoded by the coding sequence ATGGCACGCAAACCGATCATGGCCGGCAACTGGAAGATGAACCTGAACCACGTCGAGGCGACGGGGCTCGTCCAGAAACTGGCCTGGACCCTGGCCGACAAGGAGTACGACGGCAGCTCCGTCGACTGCGTGGTGATTCCTCCGTTCACCGACCTGCGCACGGTGCAGACCCTGATCGAAGGGGACCGGTTCCCGATCCAGCTCGGGGCGCAGAACGTCTCCGAACACGACTCGGGTGCCTACACGGGTGAGGTCAGCGCCGGGATGTTGTCGAAGCTGGGGGTTCGTTACGTGGTGGTCGGGCACTCGGAGCGCCGCGAATACCACGGCGAGACCGACGCCCTGATCAACGCCAAGGCCCTGAAGGTCCTGGCCGCGGACATGATCCCCATCATCTGTTGCGGTGAGGGCCTGGACATCCGCAAGGAAGGGCGCCACGTCGAGTACACCCTCGAGCAGGTTCGTGGCTGCCTGAAGGGCATCCCCGCCGAGCAGGTGGCCTCTCTTGTCATCGCCTACGAGCCGGTGTGGGCGATCGGGACAGGCGAGGTCGCCACCCCGGAGGACGCCCAGGAGGTCTGCGGCGCGATCCGTGAGGAAATCGCAAAACTGCACGACCGGGCCACCGCGGATGCGGTCCGGATCCAATACGGGGGATCCGTGAAGGCCTCCAACGTGGCCGAGATCATGGCCCAGCCGGATGTCGACGGCGCCCTCGTCGGCGGCGCCAGCCTGAAGGCCGAGGAGTTCGCCGCAATCGTGCTGTTCTCCTGA
- a CDS encoding glucose-6-phosphate dehydrogenase assembly protein OpcA — MIIELNNTTTQDITSALIRAHREVGPTSGMVLTLLAITDDYHQDEVLSAARASATAHPSRVIVVSKAGGETRLHAKIQVGEGLPGDLIALKLHGELASHGDSVVLPLLLPDSPTIAWWPHKAPDAPAQDPIGRLATRRITDSMGAPDPQLALAIRARNLVPGDTDLCWTRITRWRALLAAALDQFPHRVTSALVRSTPDNACSTLLVTWLEQQLGVPVLHEDSDQPGISEARLTTDQGDIVINRGRSETIARYAVPGQPERKVALKRRPLTELLTEELQRMDPDAVFESVVSHIATRVGE, encoded by the coding sequence GTGATCATCGAACTCAACAACACCACGACGCAGGACATCACCTCCGCGCTGATCAGGGCCCACCGGGAGGTCGGGCCGACCAGCGGCATGGTCCTGACGCTGCTGGCGATCACCGACGACTACCACCAGGACGAGGTGCTCTCCGCCGCCCGGGCCTCCGCCACGGCGCACCCGTCGCGGGTCATCGTCGTCTCCAAGGCCGGCGGGGAAACCCGCCTCCACGCGAAGATCCAGGTCGGTGAGGGACTCCCGGGAGACCTGATCGCCCTCAAACTGCACGGCGAGCTGGCCTCGCACGGCGACTCCGTCGTACTGCCCCTGCTGCTGCCCGACTCCCCCACGATCGCCTGGTGGCCCCACAAGGCCCCCGACGCCCCCGCCCAGGACCCGATCGGCAGGTTGGCCACCCGCCGGATCACCGACTCGATGGGGGCACCGGATCCGCAGCTGGCCCTGGCGATCCGCGCCCGCAACCTGGTCCCCGGCGACACGGACCTGTGCTGGACCCGGATCACGCGCTGGCGTGCCCTGTTGGCCGCCGCCCTGGACCAGTTCCCGCACCGCGTCACCTCCGCCCTGGTGCGTTCCACCCCCGACAACGCCTGCTCCACCCTGCTGGTGACCTGGCTGGAGCAGCAGCTGGGGGTCCCGGTGCTGCACGAGGACAGCGACCAACCGGGAATCTCGGAGGCGAGGCTGACCACCGACCAGGGAGACATCGTCATCAACAGGGGCCGCTCCGAGACCATCGCCCGCTACGCCGTTCCGGGCCAGCCCGAACGGAAAGTGGCGTTGAAACGACGTCCTCTCACCGAATTGCTCACGGAGGAGTTGCAACGTATGGATCCCGATGCCGTCTTCGAGTCGGTCGTGAGCCACATCGCCACGCGGGTGGGTGAGTGA
- a CDS encoding RNA polymerase-binding protein RbpA codes for MAGGNAIRGSRVGAGPMGEAERGDAAPRLHVSYYCASGHETRPAFAADAVIPESWDCPRCGLPANTDAENPPPPPKITPYKTHLAYVKERRTDAEAAQILEEAVSSLRARRAAGEILY; via the coding sequence GTGGCAGGTGGCAACGCCATCCGCGGTAGCCGTGTCGGCGCCGGACCAATGGGTGAAGCCGAGAGGGGCGATGCGGCCCCAAGACTTCACGTCTCCTACTACTGTGCCAGCGGGCACGAAACCCGTCCCGCCTTCGCCGCCGACGCGGTGATCCCCGAATCCTGGGATTGTCCCCGCTGCGGGTTGCCCGCCAACACCGATGCGGAGAACCCGCCGCCACCGCCGAAGATCACCCCGTACAAGACCCACCTCGCCTACGTGAAGGAACGCCGCACCGACGCGGAGGCGGCCCAGATCCTGGAGGAAGCGGTGTCCTCGCTGAGGGCCCGCCGGGCAGCCGGCGAAATCCTCTACTGA
- a CDS encoding gluconeogenesis factor YvcK family protein: protein MSWPRGSAIVAFGGGHGLHTSLTALRRITDRLTAVVTVADDGGSSGRLRSEFGCLPPGDLRMALAALCGDDQVGRRWAKVLQSRFSGDGPLGGHAIGNLLIAGLWQQLDDPVAGLDMVGELLRTRGRVLPMSSVPLQIEADVLGLDPLAPDELCTLAGQATVAKTRATVQSVRLVPENPPAHPEAVAAVRQADAIVLGPGSWFTSVIPHLLVPELRDAILSTPARRILVMNITAADETDGFTASRHIELLAEHAPTLRLDFVLADVGFVGSDRHLTQFAASLGAELAVADIRCHDGSARHDPKRLADAYQELLAS, encoded by the coding sequence ATGAGCTGGCCGAGAGGATCCGCGATCGTCGCCTTCGGTGGCGGACACGGACTCCACACATCCCTGACGGCCCTGCGCCGGATCACGGACCGGCTCACGGCCGTGGTCACGGTGGCCGATGACGGCGGCTCCTCCGGGAGGTTGCGAAGCGAGTTCGGCTGCCTGCCGCCCGGTGACCTCCGCATGGCCCTGGCGGCGCTGTGCGGTGATGACCAGGTGGGGCGGCGCTGGGCCAAGGTCCTCCAGTCGAGGTTCTCCGGGGACGGGCCGCTGGGCGGGCACGCCATCGGGAACCTGCTCATAGCGGGTCTCTGGCAGCAGCTGGACGATCCCGTGGCGGGCCTCGACATGGTCGGGGAGCTGCTCAGGACCCGGGGCAGGGTGCTTCCGATGAGCTCGGTTCCCCTGCAGATCGAGGCCGACGTGCTGGGACTCGACCCACTCGCCCCGGACGAGCTGTGCACTCTGGCGGGGCAGGCCACCGTCGCCAAAACCCGGGCCACGGTCCAGTCTGTCAGGTTGGTGCCCGAGAACCCGCCGGCCCACCCGGAGGCGGTGGCGGCCGTCCGGCAGGCCGACGCGATCGTGCTGGGACCCGGTTCCTGGTTCACCTCGGTGATTCCCCACCTGCTGGTCCCGGAACTGCGCGACGCGATCCTGTCCACCCCGGCCCGCCGCATCCTCGTCATGAACATCACGGCCGCCGACGAGACCGACGGGTTCACCGCCTCGCGGCACATCGAACTGCTGGCGGAACACGCCCCGACCCTGCGTCTCGACTTCGTGCTGGCCGACGTCGGTTTCGTCGGTTCCGACCGTCACCTCACCCAGTTCGCGGCCTCTCTCGGGGCCGAGCTGGCAGTGGCCGACATCCGCTGCCACGACGGCAGCGCACGTCACGATCCGAAACGACTCGCAGACGCCTATCAGGAGCTTCTTGCCAGCTGA
- the pgl gene encoding 6-phosphogluconolactonase, translated as MFTRVVRLESAQQVANVVARRFMQKTTELLGSREEVHVCLTGGGTADLVYERFADLSAEAKLDLGRLHLWWGDERFVAATDPDRNSLQAISRLGRTLPIQSARIHMMAARDGRADPHDSASEYAAELGKTRFDLTFLGMGPDGHVASIFPGHPSFESTSRSVIGVTDSPKPPSERISLTIPTLNRSEEIWFIVTGTGKADALLRALGGDKTLPASHAHGQQATYWFIDDAAASKLPPRYVCPL; from the coding sequence ATGTTCACCCGGGTGGTGCGCCTGGAATCGGCGCAGCAGGTGGCGAACGTGGTCGCCCGCCGGTTCATGCAGAAGACCACGGAACTGCTGGGCAGCCGCGAGGAGGTGCACGTGTGCCTGACCGGTGGTGGCACAGCGGACCTGGTCTACGAACGTTTCGCGGACCTGTCCGCCGAGGCGAAACTCGACCTGGGACGCCTTCACCTGTGGTGGGGGGATGAGCGTTTCGTGGCCGCCACGGATCCCGACAGGAACTCCCTCCAGGCCATCAGCCGGCTGGGACGCACCCTGCCCATCCAGTCGGCACGGATCCACATGATGGCGGCACGCGACGGCCGCGCGGACCCACACGACAGCGCATCCGAATACGCTGCCGAGTTGGGGAAGACCCGCTTCGACCTGACCTTCCTGGGCATGGGGCCGGACGGTCACGTCGCCTCGATCTTCCCGGGGCACCCGAGTTTCGAGTCCACCTCCCGCAGCGTGATCGGGGTGACGGATTCCCCGAAACCACCCTCGGAACGCATCTCGTTGACGATCCCGACCCTCAACCGATCCGAAGAGATCTGGTTCATCGTCACGGGCACCGGCAAGGCCGACGCGCTGCTCCGGGCCCTAGGCGGCGACAAGACCCTGCCGGCTTCCCACGCCCATGGACAGCAGGCCACGTACTGGTTCATCGACGACGCGGCCGCCTCGAAGCTGCCTCCCCGCTACGTCTGCCCGCTCTGA
- a CDS encoding SPFH domain-containing protein: MVLAATLKIIRQQQVAIVERLGKFRRVLDPGPHLMVPFLDRIRYILDMREEVVPFPPQGVITEDNLIVSIDSVIYFQIVDPVRAAYEAQNYRAAIEQLTMTTLRNIIGGMDLEATLTSREEINNRLRAVLDEATGKWGIKVNRVELRAIEPPPTIRDAMEKGARAERDKRASILLAEGQRQSQILSAGGDREAAILRAQGDREAAVLRAQADRQAQMLRAEGEAQAITTVFSAIHAAEPDQALLAYQYMQMLPRLANGDSNKMWIVPSELSDALKGLGQVANSTDVRDYVSRASQRFSAPEPVDVHAEIAEQARKDHEQSDATVKQAIADAQAMEGTGGNRRLGQPSPQPQHQDPDSPGAWGPHPGGPYDAQ, translated from the coding sequence ATGGTGCTGGCCGCGACCCTGAAGATCATCCGCCAACAGCAGGTGGCCATAGTCGAACGCCTGGGCAAGTTCCGCAGGGTCCTCGATCCCGGGCCGCACCTCATGGTGCCCTTCCTCGACCGGATCCGCTACATCCTCGACATGCGCGAGGAAGTGGTGCCGTTCCCACCCCAGGGCGTCATCACCGAGGACAACCTCATAGTCTCGATCGACTCGGTGATCTACTTCCAGATCGTCGATCCGGTCCGGGCCGCCTACGAGGCACAGAACTACCGTGCCGCCATCGAGCAGCTGACCATGACCACACTGCGCAACATCATCGGTGGCATGGATCTGGAAGCCACCCTTACCTCCCGGGAGGAGATCAACAACCGTCTGCGCGCGGTGCTGGACGAGGCGACCGGCAAATGGGGGATCAAGGTCAACCGGGTCGAGTTGCGCGCCATCGAGCCGCCTCCGACCATCCGTGACGCCATGGAGAAAGGTGCCCGTGCGGAACGCGACAAGCGGGCCTCGATTCTTCTGGCCGAGGGCCAGCGCCAGTCCCAGATCCTCTCCGCTGGCGGCGACCGGGAGGCCGCGATCCTCCGCGCCCAAGGTGATCGCGAGGCGGCCGTTCTCCGCGCCCAGGCCGACCGGCAGGCCCAGATGTTGCGCGCCGAGGGTGAGGCCCAAGCCATCACCACGGTTTTCAGCGCCATCCACGCCGCGGAACCGGACCAGGCCCTGCTGGCCTACCAGTACATGCAGATGCTGCCCCGCCTGGCCAATGGCGATTCGAACAAGATGTGGATCGTTCCCAGCGAACTCAGCGACGCCCTGAAGGGCTTGGGGCAGGTGGCGAACTCCACCGACGTGCGGGATTACGTCTCGCGGGCCTCCCAGCGTTTCTCCGCCCCGGAACCGGTCGACGTGCACGCCGAGATCGCGGAACAGGCACGCAAGGACCACGAACAGAGCGACGCCACGGTGAAGCAGGCCATAGCCGACGCCCAGGCCATGGAAGGCACAGGAGGCAACCGGCGGTTGGGGCAGCCCTCCCCGCAACCGCAACACCAGGACCCAGATTCCCCGGGGGCCTGGGGGCCACACCCCGGCGGTCCGTACGACGCTCAGTGA
- a CDS encoding NfeD family protein gives MTDFLIWFGQNPWAAWGVLALLLAVAELLTLDLTLLMLAAGALAGGVVALFFPHLLWLQVIVALATAVATLFLLRPTLLEKARRAPGYRSSLDKLIGSFGEVVSRITSNSGEVKIDGQIWQARSYDEAIVIEAGERIEVYKLDGITLIVYPIAN, from the coding sequence ATGACTGATTTCCTGATCTGGTTCGGCCAGAACCCGTGGGCGGCGTGGGGCGTGCTGGCGTTGCTGCTGGCAGTTGCCGAGTTGCTCACCCTGGACCTGACGTTGCTGATGCTCGCGGCCGGTGCCCTCGCCGGCGGCGTGGTCGCGTTGTTTTTCCCCCACCTGTTGTGGCTCCAGGTGATCGTCGCCCTGGCCACCGCGGTGGCGACGCTCTTCCTGCTGCGCCCCACGCTTCTGGAGAAGGCCCGTCGTGCCCCGGGATACCGTTCCTCACTCGACAAGTTGATCGGCTCGTTCGGGGAGGTCGTCTCCCGGATCACCTCGAACTCGGGTGAGGTCAAGATCGACGGGCAGATCTGGCAGGCCCGCAGCTACGACGAGGCCATCGTGATCGAAGCCGGGGAGAGGATCGAGGTCTACAAACTCGACGGCATCACCCTGATCGTCTATCCCATCGCCAACTGA
- a CDS encoding phosphoglycerate kinase → MKSVSQLGDLAGKRVVVRCDFNVPLDGDKNITDDGRIRAALPTLNELRDAGARIVILAHLGRPKGEPDPKFSLAPVAARLGELLGARVKLATDVVGPSAKATVESLGDGEVALLENVRFEAGEKSKDEAARKELAEKYAAFGDFFVSNGFGVVHRKEASVYDIAKLLPSAAGSLVKAEIDVLEGLTENPKRPFVVVLGGAKVADKLAVIDNLLKVADTLVIGGGMAFTFLKAQGLGVGNSLVDDASIEACTGYLKAAEAAGKRILLPVDVRVASEVDFGARTVGQVDVVPTDAIPADKMGLDIGPATEKLFGDAVRQARSVFWNGPMGVFEIPGLESGTRAVAQALTEINGISVVGGGDSASAVRALGFPEDAFGHISTGGGASLELMEGKILPGIAVLKEGN, encoded by the coding sequence ATGAAGTCTGTCTCTCAGCTCGGAGACCTCGCCGGCAAGCGTGTGGTCGTCCGCTGCGATTTCAACGTGCCTCTGGATGGTGACAAGAACATCACCGACGACGGCCGGATCCGTGCCGCCCTGCCCACCCTGAACGAGCTGCGCGACGCGGGGGCCCGGATCGTCATCCTGGCCCATCTCGGCCGGCCCAAGGGGGAACCCGACCCGAAGTTCTCCCTCGCTCCCGTCGCGGCCCGTCTCGGCGAACTGCTCGGCGCCCGGGTGAAGCTCGCCACCGATGTCGTGGGTCCGTCGGCAAAGGCCACCGTCGAATCCCTCGGGGACGGTGAGGTGGCCCTCCTGGAGAACGTCCGTTTCGAGGCCGGGGAGAAATCCAAGGACGAGGCCGCCCGCAAGGAACTGGCGGAGAAATACGCGGCCTTCGGGGATTTCTTCGTCTCCAACGGTTTCGGTGTGGTGCACCGCAAGGAAGCCTCCGTCTACGACATCGCCAAGCTGTTGCCATCGGCGGCCGGTTCGCTGGTCAAGGCGGAGATCGACGTCCTGGAAGGACTCACCGAGAACCCGAAGCGCCCGTTCGTCGTGGTGCTCGGCGGCGCGAAGGTGGCTGACAAGCTGGCCGTCATCGACAACCTTCTCAAGGTGGCCGACACCCTCGTCATCGGCGGCGGCATGGCCTTCACCTTCCTCAAGGCCCAGGGACTGGGGGTGGGAAATTCGCTGGTCGATGACGCATCCATCGAGGCCTGCACCGGATACCTGAAGGCCGCCGAGGCAGCGGGTAAGCGCATCCTGCTGCCGGTCGACGTGCGTGTCGCCTCCGAGGTCGACTTCGGGGCGCGCACCGTCGGCCAGGTGGACGTGGTCCCGACCGATGCCATTCCCGCCGACAAGATGGGCCTCGATATCGGCCCTGCCACTGAGAAACTGTTCGGCGACGCGGTCCGCCAGGCCAGGTCGGTGTTCTGGAACGGCCCCATGGGGGTGTTCGAGATTCCCGGACTGGAATCCGGCACCCGAGCGGTCGCGCAGGCCCTCACCGAGATTAACGGCATCAGCGTCGTCGGTGGCGGCGACTCGGCCTCCGCCGTGCGGGCCCTCGGATTCCCGGAGGACGCCTTCGGACACATCTCCACCGGCGGTGGCGCATCGCTGGAGCTGATGGAGGGCAAGATCCTCCCCGGCATCGCTGTTCTCAAGGAAGGCAACTGA
- the gap gene encoding type I glyceraldehyde-3-phosphate dehydrogenase — MTVKVGINGFGRIGRNYFRALVASGADLEVVAVNDLTDNKTLAHLLKYDSILGRFPEEVSYDDDAIKVGGKEIKAFAERDPANLPWGELGVDIVIESTGFFTDATKAKAHLDAGAKKVLISAPAKNEDITIVMGVNDDKYDPAAHNIISNASCTTNCLAPMAKALNDGLGIVKGLMTTIHAYTQDQNLQDGPHKDLRRARAAALNIVPTTTGAAKAVALVLPELKGKLDGYALRVPTPTGSATDLTFEAPRETSVEEINEIVKKAADGRVLVYTDEPLVSKDIETDSASCTFDSQLTKVIGNQVKVVGWYDNEWGYSNRLVDLTALVGSKL; from the coding sequence ATGACCGTCAAGGTTGGAATCAACGGCTTTGGCCGCATCGGCCGCAACTACTTCCGCGCACTTGTCGCATCCGGCGCTGACCTCGAGGTGGTTGCCGTCAACGATCTCACTGACAACAAGACCCTTGCCCATCTCCTGAAGTACGACTCCATCCTCGGACGCTTCCCCGAAGAAGTCTCCTACGACGATGACGCCATCAAGGTCGGAGGCAAGGAGATCAAGGCCTTCGCCGAGCGGGATCCGGCGAACCTTCCCTGGGGTGAGCTGGGTGTCGACATCGTCATCGAGTCCACCGGTTTCTTCACCGACGCCACCAAGGCCAAGGCCCACTTGGACGCCGGCGCCAAGAAGGTCCTGATCTCGGCACCCGCCAAGAACGAGGACATCACCATCGTCATGGGCGTCAATGACGACAAGTACGATCCGGCCGCCCACAACATCATCTCCAACGCATCCTGCACCACCAACTGCCTGGCTCCCATGGCCAAGGCCCTCAACGACGGTCTCGGCATCGTCAAGGGCCTGATGACCACCATCCACGCCTACACCCAGGACCAGAACCTGCAGGACGGCCCGCACAAGGACCTGCGTCGCGCCCGCGCCGCAGCCCTCAACATCGTGCCCACCACCACGGGCGCCGCTAAGGCGGTTGCTCTCGTGCTGCCCGAACTGAAGGGCAAGCTCGACGGTTACGCGCTGCGCGTTCCCACCCCCACCGGTTCCGCCACTGACCTCACCTTCGAGGCCCCCCGCGAGACCAGCGTCGAGGAGATCAACGAGATCGTCAAGAAGGCCGCTGACGGCCGGGTCCTCGTCTACACCGACGAGCCTCTCGTCAGCAAGGACATCGAGACCGACTCCGCTTCCTGCACCTTCGACTCCCAGCTGACCAAGGTCATCGGCAACCAGGTCAAGGTCGTCGGTTGGTATGACAACGAGTGGGGCTACTCGAACCGCCTCGTGGACCTCACGGCCCTCGTCGGCAGCAAGCTCTGA
- a CDS encoding GNAT family N-acetyltransferase, translated as MSDFEIREFTLPGSANEEWIAYCRMNTDDSVEALGPQGPRNSPEADLRAAHAALTESRVRRWLAWVKDRPVGFARLVVDLVDEPEGAMAHVYVRPGYRRRGIGQALAEVVQSALEPGTRYVNLEVPTPVPGPGDEALPSPVGEGALLASSPRARFALRYGFVLGQVMWYSHYEFAAPAVALSDVLATAGAAAGPDYEVHCLEGEVPPGWAAGVAVLKQSMSTDAPPGGLIIPETSWDADRVHAEYARFSSTNRLFLGIVVHEPTGRVVALNELSASREWPDGMIHQRDTIVLSEYRGHRLGTLVKAANLEAVHAALPQAPAVHTFNAAENHHMLAVNENLGFRRAAALGMFQAVREPVESAAQSGQT; from the coding sequence ATGAGCGATTTTGAGATCCGCGAATTCACGCTTCCCGGGAGCGCGAATGAGGAATGGATTGCCTACTGTCGCATGAACACCGATGACAGCGTCGAGGCGCTCGGCCCCCAAGGGCCTCGGAACAGTCCGGAGGCCGACCTGAGAGCTGCGCATGCCGCCCTTACCGAGAGCCGGGTGCGACGCTGGCTGGCCTGGGTCAAGGACCGGCCCGTCGGTTTTGCCAGGCTGGTGGTGGATCTCGTGGACGAGCCCGAAGGTGCGATGGCGCACGTCTACGTCAGGCCCGGGTACAGGCGGCGGGGAATCGGGCAGGCGCTCGCGGAGGTGGTGCAGTCAGCCCTGGAACCCGGAACCCGTTACGTCAACCTCGAGGTTCCGACCCCGGTGCCGGGCCCGGGCGACGAAGCGTTGCCCAGTCCCGTTGGGGAGGGGGCGCTGTTGGCCTCCAGCCCACGAGCGCGGTTCGCCCTGCGTTACGGCTTCGTCCTGGGACAGGTGATGTGGTACTCCCATTACGAATTCGCCGCTCCGGCCGTCGCGCTGAGCGATGTTCTCGCCACGGCCGGGGCCGCGGCCGGGCCGGACTACGAGGTGCACTGCCTGGAGGGGGAGGTACCCCCGGGGTGGGCGGCCGGTGTTGCAGTGCTGAAACAAAGCATGAGCACCGATGCGCCACCCGGTGGGCTGATCATTCCCGAGACATCCTGGGATGCGGACCGCGTGCACGCGGAGTACGCGCGATTCAGTTCGACGAACCGGCTTTTCCTCGGGATCGTGGTGCACGAACCAACAGGAAGGGTCGTGGCGTTGAATGAGCTGTCCGCATCGCGTGAGTGGCCCGACGGCATGATCCACCAGAGGGACACCATCGTGCTTTCCGAGTATCGCGGCCACCGGTTGGGAACGCTGGTCAAGGCCGCCAACCTGGAGGCGGTGCACGCCGCCCTGCCTCAGGCCCCCGCGGTCCACACTTTCAATGCGGCCGAGAACCATCACATGCTGGCCGTCAACGAGAACCTCGGATTCCGCCGGGCCGCCGCGCTCGGAATGTTCCAGGCCGTCAGGGAACCCGTGGAATCTGCCGCTCAGAGCGGGCAGACGTAG
- the secG gene encoding preprotein translocase subunit SecG encodes MIVPLVSWPIVTLSVVLIILSALLALSVLLHKGRGGGMSDLFGGGMSTSMGGVSTAERRLDRITLVLTLIWALTIIGLLVLYRIGI; translated from the coding sequence GTGATTGTCCCCCTCGTCAGCTGGCCCATAGTCACCCTGTCGGTCGTCCTGATCATTCTGAGTGCGTTGCTGGCTCTGTCAGTACTCCTCCACAAAGGCCGCGGTGGCGGCATGTCCGACCTGTTCGGTGGCGGCATGTCCACTTCCATGGGCGGTGTGTCCACCGCCGAGCGACGATTGGATCGCATCACCCTTGTGTTGACGCTGATCTGGGCGCTGACGATCATCGGGCTGCTGGTGCTCTACCGCATCGGCATTTGA
- the whiA gene encoding DNA-binding protein WhiA, whose protein sequence is MALTQKVKTELAAVATPHPNARRAEVATMLRFGGGLHLVGGRIVIEAELDSAAAARRLRTYIHDLYSLDSDLLVINATGLRRTTRYAVRVIRDGEALARLTGLVDQRRRPVRGLPAVVVGGSIADSVAVWRGAFLARGSLTEPGRSMALEVTCPGSEAALALSGAARRLGITVKSRESRGVDRVVLRDGEAIADLLTRMGAQETRLIWEERRMRREVKAQANRLANFDDANLRRSARAAVTASARVERALEILGEDAPAHLVAAGRLRIEHRQASLEELGKLHDPPLTKDAVAGRIRRLLATADKAAEAAGIPNTEASLPADLNDSQ, encoded by the coding sequence ATGGCGTTGACCCAGAAGGTGAAAACGGAGTTGGCAGCGGTGGCAACCCCCCACCCGAACGCGCGTAGGGCGGAGGTGGCGACGATGCTCAGGTTCGGTGGCGGGTTGCACCTGGTAGGTGGCCGCATCGTCATAGAGGCGGAACTGGACTCCGCCGCCGCGGCCCGGAGGCTACGAACCTACATCCACGATCTTTACTCCTTGGACTCGGATCTTCTGGTGATCAACGCGACGGGGCTGCGCCGCACCACCCGGTATGCGGTGCGGGTGATCCGTGACGGCGAGGCCCTGGCTCGCCTGACCGGGTTGGTTGACCAACGGCGCCGTCCCGTCCGGGGCCTGCCGGCAGTGGTGGTGGGCGGTTCCATAGCCGATTCCGTTGCGGTGTGGCGGGGGGCCTTCCTGGCCCGGGGATCCCTGACGGAACCGGGGCGGTCCATGGCCCTCGAGGTCACCTGCCCCGGATCGGAGGCGGCGTTGGCGCTCAGCGGCGCAGCCCGGAGACTCGGCATCACCGTGAAATCCCGCGAGTCGCGCGGTGTCGATCGTGTGGTGCTGCGGGACGGCGAGGCCATCGCCGATCTGCTGACCCGGATGGGCGCCCAGGAGACCCGTCTGATCTGGGAGGAGCGCCGCATGCGGCGCGAGGTCAAGGCCCAGGCGAACCGGTTGGCCAATTTCGATGACGCGAACCTGCGGCGTTCCGCCAGGGCGGCGGTGACCGCCAGCGCCCGGGTGGAACGCGCACTGGAGATCCTGGGTGAGGACGCCCCGGCGCACCTGGTGGCCGCGGGCAGGCTTCGCATCGAGCACCGCCAGGCGAGCCTGGAGGAGCTTGGCAAGCTGCACGATCCGCCGCTGACCAAGGATGCGGTGGCCGGGCGCATCAGGCGGTTGCTCGCCACCGCCGACAAGGCGGCGGAGGCGGCGGGCATCCCCAACACGGAGGCCTCGCTGCCGGCTGACTTGAACGATTCCCAATGA